GCCGCGCTTGTCCTCCCGCATCGCCGTGTCGGTCGAGCGGGACGCGTGGATGGGCGCCTGCGGGAACGCTTCGTGGAAAGCGCTTGCCCCGCCGACGTGGTCGGGGTGGGAGTGCGTGAGCAGGATCGCGGCGACGGGCCGGCCGGTCTTCTCGACCTCCGCGACGGCCTGCCGGGCGTCGGCCGGCGTGCGGAGGGTGTCGACGAGGACCAGGCCGTCCGGTCCGGGGATCCAGTGGGTGTTGACCGAACCGGGGTTGGGCGAGGCGAAGCGGCCCGGCGGTGGCGTGGCGGGCGGGGTGGTCGTGGCGGGCGGCGTGGTCGTGGCGGGCGGCGTGGGTTCGGGGGCGTTCGAACAGCCCGCCACCGCCGCGAACGCGCAGACGGCGGCGAGCAGGCGCTGAAGTCGCTGGTTCATCCAAGGCTTCCGGGCGATCGGGTGTGGTCCTGCCACCCTCACCGAGGCGCGCCGGGTTGATCAACGCGAACCTCCGGCACGCCCCCATAACCGCGCGGTTATCACGGCGGGGATAGTTTCGTCGCCAGCGAAATCGCCTCCCACCTGGGCCGATGTCGACTTATGTAACATCGGAGCCGAGATTTGACCTTGGCGGGGAAGGACGGCGTGGAACTCCGTGACATCGAGATCTTCCTGACCCTGGCGGAAGAACTGCACTTCGGCCGGACCGCCGCCCGGCTGCACGTCTCGCAGGCACGCGTCAGCCAGGCGATCAGCCGGCAGGAACGCCACCTCGGCGCACCCCTGTTCGACCGCGCGAACCGCCGGCGCATCGAGCTCACCCCGTTGGGGAGGCAGCTGCGCGACGACCTGCGCCCGGTCTACACGGGCCTGCACGACAGCCTGCGCCGCGCCCGCCTGCACGCGCAGGGCTTCACCGCCGTGCTGCGCGTCGGCATGATCCCGCCCAACGCGCACGACCTGAGGCGGTACTGGGAGACCTTCCGCGCCCGGCACCCGCGGTGGCGGCTGCGGATCCTGCACGCGCCGGTCACCGACCCGTTCGCCGGGCTGCGCCGCGGGGACGTCGACGTCCTGGTCACCTGGCTGCCGGTCCGGGAACCCGACCTGACCGTGGGTCCCCTGCTGTGCACCGGCCCACGGGTGCTGGCCGTGCCGACCGACCACCCCCTGGCCCGGCACGACCGGGTCTCGCAGGAGGCGGCGGCCGACCTCCTGCACCCGACCGTCGACGCGCCGGGGTACTGGGTGGAGGGTTTGTTGCCGGCACGCACCCGCCGGGGTCGCGTGATCGAACGCGGACCCGTGGTGGGCAACGCGGAGGAGGCACTGGCCCTGGTCAGCAGTGGTGAGGTCGCGGGCCTGTTCCCGGCCCACGTGAGCCGGTACTGGAAGCGGCCCGACATCGCCTACCTCCCGGTCCGGGACCTCGACGTCGTCCGGTTCGCGCCGGTGTGGCGCACGGAGGCGGAGACGGATCTCGTCCGCGCCTTCGCCCGAACCGTCCGCGACCTGGGACCGCTGGAGGACCAGGAGGCGAGCTGACGCCCGCGCGCAGCGCACCTCAGCGGCGGCAACAACATCCGCTGCCGCCCTGCCACCGCTTTCCCGCCGGTGTTCGCGCCCGCGGGGTCAGGCGATGAGGGTGGCGTCGAACAGGAGTTGGGTGGCGTGCAGGCTGCCGGTCACGCGCAGGCAGCCGGCGTCGATGGCCTCGGCCACCGTCTGCTTGCCCAGCATGAGCCCGTCCAGGGTCTCCGGGTCGGCCTCGATCTCCGCGTCGGGCGTGCCGACCACTTGGCCGCGCACGGTCTCCACCAGCTCGCCCTCGACCACCCGCATGGTGAACCGGTCGCGTCCGATGTGGATCTCGTAGTCGGCCGTCCAGCGGCGGCTCTCGCTCGGGGTGAAGCACGCGCGCAGGTTGAGCATGATCGAGTCCGCCCCGACCTCGCCCTCCAGCGGCAGCACGGGTGAGCGCACGCCCCACAGGCCCAGTGCCGTGACGATCGGGTCCAGCTCGGCGCCCCACTCGGTCAGCTCGTAGACCTTCGACCCGGCGGGCGGTGGCAGGGTGCGCCGCCGCACGACGCCGGTGCTCTCCAGGTCGCGCAGGCGTTGGGCGAGGATGTTCGGCCCGGCGCCGGGCAGGCCCGCCTGGAGGTCGGTGAACCGCTTGGGCCCCAGGAGCAGGTCGCGGACGATCAGCAGCGCCCAGCGCTCGCCGACCACGTCCAACGCCTGGGCGACGCCGCAGCCGTCGCCGTATCTCCGCTTGAGGTGCACGGTCACCATCTTACCTCCCTCTTCAGGACATGCTTGCATCATAACCAGGACTTGCTGCTACTGTTTCTGAAGTAAGTAGTCCACGACTGTGCAGTCCATGAGCACGAGGAGCAATCACGATGGCGGATCTGAGCAGCAAGACGGCCCTGGTCACGGGCGCTTCGCGGGGCATCGGGCGGGGCATCGCGCTGCGGCTGGCGGCCGACGGGGCGCGGGTCGCGGTGCACTACGGCTCGAACGACGCGGCGGCCAAGGAGGTCGTCTCGGCCATCGAGCAGGCGGGCGGCAACGCGTTCCCGATCCGGGCCGAGTTGGGCGTGCCCGGCGACGTCGACGTGCTGTTCACCGCGCTGGAGGCGGAGCTGGCGGGTGCGCCGCTGGACATCCTGGTCAACAACGCGGGCATCCTCGACCCGACCCCGGTCGAGGAGCTGTCGCCCGAGGCGTTCGACCTGACCTTCGCGGTCAACGTCAAGGCGCCGTTCTTCATCACGCAGCGCGCGTTACGCCTGGTCCCCGACGGTGGCCGGATCATCTTCATCTCGTCGGCGGTGACCCGCATCGCCTCGACGTTCTTCCACTACACGATGACCAAGGCGGCCAACGAGGCCCTGGGCTTCACCCTCGCCCAGGCGCTGGGGCGGCGGTCGATCACGGTCAACTCGGTCGCGCCCGGCGTGACCGACACCGACATGGGGTCGTGGGTCCACAGCGCTCCGGGGCTCAAGGAGGAGATCGAGGGGTCGACCGCGGCGGGCCGGCTCGGGCAGCCGTCCGACATCGCCGACGTGGTCGCGTTCCTCGCCTCGGAGGACGCCCGGTGGATCACCGGCGCGACGGTCGACGCCAGCGGGGGCATGTGGCTCGGACCGGCCGCCGAGTGACCCGGCGCGGCGGTGGCGACCGGTCGGCGCGGGCCGGTTGCCACCTCGCGTGGATTTAGATAGGCCACTACTAGATCCATTCGCCATCGGCAAGAGCCGCTTGGTGTTACGTTGGTGTGATTCATATCAC
This DNA window, taken from Saccharothrix variisporea, encodes the following:
- a CDS encoding winged helix-turn-helix transcriptional regulator encodes the protein MVTVHLKRRYGDGCGVAQALDVVGERWALLIVRDLLLGPKRFTDLQAGLPGAGPNILAQRLRDLESTGVVRRRTLPPPAGSKVYELTEWGAELDPIVTALGLWGVRSPVLPLEGEVGADSIMLNLRACFTPSESRRWTADYEIHIGRDRFTMRVVEGELVETVRGQVVGTPDAEIEADPETLDGLMLGKQTVAEAIDAGCLRVTGSLHATQLLFDATLIA
- a CDS encoding SDR family NAD(P)-dependent oxidoreductase — encoded protein: MADLSSKTALVTGASRGIGRGIALRLAADGARVAVHYGSNDAAAKEVVSAIEQAGGNAFPIRAELGVPGDVDVLFTALEAELAGAPLDILVNNAGILDPTPVEELSPEAFDLTFAVNVKAPFFITQRALRLVPDGGRIIFISSAVTRIASTFFHYTMTKAANEALGFTLAQALGRRSITVNSVAPGVTDTDMGSWVHSAPGLKEEIEGSTAAGRLGQPSDIADVVAFLASEDARWITGATVDASGGMWLGPAAE
- a CDS encoding LysR family transcriptional regulator; its protein translation is MELRDIEIFLTLAEELHFGRTAARLHVSQARVSQAISRQERHLGAPLFDRANRRRIELTPLGRQLRDDLRPVYTGLHDSLRRARLHAQGFTAVLRVGMIPPNAHDLRRYWETFRARHPRWRLRILHAPVTDPFAGLRRGDVDVLVTWLPVREPDLTVGPLLCTGPRVLAVPTDHPLARHDRVSQEAAADLLHPTVDAPGYWVEGLLPARTRRGRVIERGPVVGNAEEALALVSSGEVAGLFPAHVSRYWKRPDIAYLPVRDLDVVRFAPVWRTEAETDLVRAFARTVRDLGPLEDQEAS